In Microbacterium sp. SLBN-146, one genomic interval encodes:
- a CDS encoding DUF1206 domain-containing protein, giving the protein MTDAVKDAARTAESSVAFRVLARSGFAANGLVHLLLGTIVIAVALGAEGNADQAGAFTAIARAPLGFAALWLLAIGLVALGLWHAAEAILARAPGKDITADARKWGLRISEGGQALIFATLGILSAAVALGARPNGEEAAEGASRGILTVFGGSIVLGLVGLGIGIGGISFIVMGFLRSFHKKVDIPPGPFGKGITVLGVVGFIAKGIALVIVGILLGVAAVTLDPETAGGIDGAVQALLALTYGPWLAGAVGAGFVAYAVFCLFRARYARM; this is encoded by the coding sequence GTGACCGACGCCGTCAAGGATGCCGCGCGAACCGCTGAATCGAGCGTCGCCTTCCGCGTACTCGCCCGCAGCGGCTTCGCTGCGAACGGTCTGGTGCACCTCCTCCTCGGCACGATCGTGATCGCCGTCGCCCTCGGTGCGGAGGGGAACGCGGATCAAGCCGGCGCATTCACCGCGATCGCGAGAGCACCCCTGGGGTTCGCTGCGCTCTGGCTCCTCGCGATCGGTCTGGTGGCACTCGGCCTGTGGCACGCGGCGGAAGCGATCCTCGCGCGCGCTCCGGGGAAGGACATCACGGCGGATGCCCGAAAGTGGGGCCTTCGCATCTCGGAAGGGGGTCAGGCGCTCATCTTCGCCACCCTCGGCATCCTCTCCGCGGCGGTCGCGCTGGGGGCGCGGCCGAACGGCGAGGAGGCCGCGGAGGGAGCGAGCCGCGGGATCCTCACGGTGTTCGGCGGCTCCATCGTGCTCGGACTCGTCGGACTCGGGATCGGAATCGGGGGGATCTCCTTCATCGTCATGGGCTTTCTCCGCAGCTTCCACAAGAAGGTCGACATCCCACCTGGACCTTTCGGAAAGGGCATCACGGTGCTCGGTGTCGTCGGCTTCATCGCCAAGGGGATCGCGCTCGTGATCGTCGGCATCCTCCTCGGCGTCGCTGCCGTCACGCTGGATCCCGAGACCGCGGGCGGGATCGACGGTGCCGTGCAGGCCCTCCTCGCACTCACTTACGGTCCGTGGCTCGCGGGCGCGGTCGGCGCAGGCTTCGTCGCCTACGCGGTGTTCTGCCTCTTCCGCGCCCGCTACGCGCGGATGTGA